In one window of Micromonospora cathayae DNA:
- a CDS encoding YibE/F family protein, with amino-acid sequence MGHDHSRPVAAAPPRVRRILIATVVPLFLLSVVAALVLWPRDTAQVPGGEDVPRYHGTVSRLVTETCPPTPEDPDGGEGPCGTATVSVDTGPDAGRQVETPIPAGPGAPKVDVGDKVVLVVLTDPTDPTVSNYSIAAHQRGKPLVWLALVFAVAIVAFGRWRGLAALGGLVVSFGILLLFVLPGIGAGQSPLPVAITGAALIMFVVLYLTHGISAQTSVAVLGTLASLVLTGILGVLATAFTHLTGHGSEDATTLSMFQADVDLHGLLLAGIIIGSLGVLDDVTVTQAATVTELAHANPNLTRLQLYRAATRVGRAHIASTVNTIVLAYAGASLPLLLLITADTRGVSEIVTSEFLAQEIVRSIVATLGLIAAVPITTGLAALVTTAGRGRPTTTRPPRPTGDRDDALAALSTPRGTTEPADTPAAWPTRQRSTDTTW; translated from the coding sequence ATGGGTCACGACCACAGTCGCCCGGTCGCGGCGGCACCGCCACGGGTGCGCCGCATCCTGATCGCGACCGTGGTCCCGCTGTTCCTGCTGAGCGTGGTCGCGGCGCTGGTGCTCTGGCCCCGGGACACCGCGCAGGTGCCCGGGGGCGAGGACGTGCCGCGCTACCACGGCACGGTCAGCCGGTTGGTGACCGAGACGTGCCCGCCGACGCCGGAGGATCCGGACGGGGGCGAGGGGCCGTGCGGCACCGCCACCGTGTCGGTGGACACCGGGCCGGACGCCGGGCGGCAGGTGGAGACGCCGATCCCGGCCGGTCCGGGTGCGCCAAAGGTCGACGTCGGCGACAAGGTGGTACTGGTCGTGCTGACCGACCCGACCGACCCGACGGTGAGCAACTACAGCATCGCCGCGCACCAGCGCGGGAAGCCGCTGGTCTGGCTGGCCCTGGTCTTCGCGGTCGCCATCGTGGCGTTCGGCCGGTGGCGTGGGCTGGCCGCGCTCGGTGGGCTGGTGGTCAGTTTCGGCATCCTGCTGCTCTTCGTGCTGCCCGGGATCGGCGCCGGCCAGTCCCCGCTGCCGGTGGCGATCACCGGCGCGGCCCTGATCATGTTCGTGGTGTTGTATCTCACCCACGGGATCAGCGCGCAGACCTCGGTGGCGGTGCTGGGCACCCTGGCGAGTCTGGTGCTCACCGGAATTCTCGGCGTGTTGGCGACCGCGTTCACACATTTGACGGGACACGGCTCGGAGGACGCCACCACGCTGTCGATGTTCCAGGCCGACGTGGACCTGCACGGGCTGCTGCTGGCCGGCATCATCATCGGTTCGCTGGGCGTCCTGGACGACGTGACGGTCACCCAGGCGGCCACGGTCACCGAGCTGGCGCACGCCAATCCGAACCTGACCCGGCTCCAGCTCTACCGGGCGGCCACCCGGGTCGGCCGGGCGCACATCGCCTCGACGGTCAACACGATCGTGCTCGCCTACGCGGGCGCGTCGCTGCCGCTGTTGCTGCTGATCACAGCCGACACCCGGGGCGTCAGCGAGATCGTGACCAGCGAGTTCCTGGCCCAGGAGATCGTCCGCAGCATCGTCGCGACGCTCGGCCTGATCGCCGCCGTACCGATCACCACCGGCCTGGCCGCGCTGGTCACCACCGCCGGTCGGGGCCGCCCGACGACCACCCGTCCGCCCCGGCCCACCGGCGACCGGGACGACGCATTGGCCGCCCTGAGTACCCCGCGCGGCACCACCGAACCCGCCGACACCCCCGCCGCCTGGCCGACCCGGCAAAGGAGCACGGATACGACATGGTGA
- a CDS encoding metal-sensitive transcriptional regulator, whose amino-acid sequence MTSATPIRGYTASKDQLLARLRRIEGQVRGIEKMVDEDRYCIDVLTQISAIQAALDKVALGLLDGHARHCMHEGAAEGRADEMATEMMAAVGRLMKRG is encoded by the coding sequence ATGACCTCAGCCACGCCGATCCGGGGCTACACCGCCAGCAAGGACCAGTTGCTCGCCCGCCTGCGCCGCATCGAGGGCCAGGTCCGGGGGATCGAGAAGATGGTCGACGAGGACCGGTACTGCATCGACGTGCTCACCCAGATCTCGGCCATCCAGGCCGCCCTGGACAAGGTCGCCCTCGGCCTGCTCGACGGCCACGCCCGGCACTGCATGCACGAGGGCGCCGCCGAGGGCCGCGCCGACGAGATGGCCACCGAGATGATGGCCGCCGTCGGCCGCCTGATGAAACGCGGCTGA
- a CDS encoding coiled-coil domain-containing protein has protein sequence MTAPLRRWLKPVVAVLAVCAVAAGPAPASAAPSNPSSPSGHEGGQPKMLNDVIEAANRSYAQAKVKLEESKKRQLTLALEVQRAESELKALTPQVATIAAQSYRTGRIGAAALLLDTNSPDSFVRRVSALDEMNRINAKRIAAVTTAREQTVRAKKALDAEILEQQKQNDILRKRKSEAEKSLALVGGLRVTGGFVDATSPVARMGPGRSSSGEWQPMSCTEDDPTTGGCITPRTLHMYKEVKRAGFDRFVGCYRPGGPYEHPKGRACDWSLQNKGFSSWDTMDERKYGNNLSAFLVRNADRLGVYYVIWNKLIWFPATGWSSYSGPSDHTDHVHVSLL, from the coding sequence GTGACGGCACCCCTACGCCGGTGGCTGAAACCCGTTGTCGCCGTACTCGCCGTGTGCGCCGTGGCCGCCGGTCCGGCACCGGCCAGCGCGGCCCCCTCGAACCCCTCGTCCCCCTCCGGGCACGAGGGCGGGCAGCCCAAGATGCTCAACGACGTGATCGAGGCGGCGAACCGCAGCTACGCGCAGGCGAAGGTCAAGCTGGAGGAGTCGAAGAAGCGGCAGTTGACGCTGGCCCTCGAGGTGCAGCGCGCCGAGAGCGAACTGAAGGCGCTCACCCCGCAGGTGGCCACGATCGCCGCCCAGTCCTACCGGACCGGCCGGATCGGCGCGGCGGCCCTGCTGCTCGACACCAACTCCCCCGACTCGTTCGTCCGACGGGTCAGCGCGCTCGACGAGATGAACCGGATCAACGCCAAGCGGATCGCCGCGGTCACCACTGCCCGGGAGCAGACGGTACGCGCCAAGAAGGCGCTCGACGCCGAGATCCTCGAGCAGCAGAAGCAGAACGACATCCTGCGCAAGCGCAAGAGCGAGGCGGAGAAGTCGCTCGCCCTGGTCGGCGGCCTCCGGGTGACCGGTGGTTTCGTGGACGCCACCTCCCCGGTGGCCCGGATGGGCCCGGGACGGTCCTCCAGCGGCGAGTGGCAGCCGATGAGCTGCACCGAGGACGACCCGACCACCGGCGGCTGCATCACCCCCCGCACCCTCCACATGTACAAGGAGGTCAAGCGGGCCGGGTTCGACCGGTTCGTGGGGTGCTACCGACCCGGCGGGCCGTACGAGCACCCGAAGGGCCGGGCCTGCGACTGGTCGCTCCAGAACAAGGGCTTCAGCTCGTGGGACACGATGGACGAGCGGAAGTACGGCAACAACCTGAGCGCGTTCCTGGTCCGTAACGCCGACCGGCTGGGCGTCTACTACGTGATCTGGAACAAGCTGATCTGGTTCCCGGCGACCGGCTGGAGTTCGTACAGCGGTCCGTCCGACCACACCGACCACGTGCACGTGTCGCTGCTCTGA
- a CDS encoding lipocalin family protein, with product MGARRRGAGLVALAAALLVTAVPGPAAAATVDTGLVRPVESVDVQRYVGEWYQVAAVPAIFEIQCFKNVKARYDVQPDGTIGVYNSCRTIIGTTSAVTGRARSENPPADSVLTVSFLKLAGQWRYFGGPNYVIIGLDPEYRWAVVGDPDRSSGFVLSREPVLTAGQTAAAKAVLTANGYDLCDFRTTRQDGGAPAGPFC from the coding sequence ATGGGAGCACGACGTCGGGGTGCGGGCCTGGTGGCCCTCGCCGCCGCACTGCTGGTCACCGCCGTGCCGGGCCCGGCAGCCGCAGCCACGGTGGACACCGGGCTGGTCCGGCCGGTGGAGTCGGTGGACGTGCAGCGGTACGTCGGTGAGTGGTACCAGGTGGCCGCCGTCCCGGCCATCTTCGAGATCCAGTGCTTCAAGAACGTCAAGGCCCGGTACGACGTCCAGCCGGACGGCACGATCGGGGTGTACAACAGCTGCCGGACGATCATCGGCACCACCAGCGCGGTCACCGGCCGGGCCCGCAGCGAGAACCCGCCGGCCGACTCGGTGCTGACCGTCTCGTTCCTCAAGCTGGCCGGTCAGTGGCGGTACTTCGGCGGCCCCAACTACGTGATCATCGGGCTGGACCCGGAGTACCGCTGGGCGGTGGTCGGCGACCCGGACCGTAGCAGTGGCTTCGTGCTCTCCCGGGAGCCGGTGCTGACCGCCGGGCAGACGGCGGCGGCGAAGGCGGTGCTGACCGCCAACGGCTACGACCTGTGCGACTTCCGGACCACCCGGCAGGACGGGGGCGCGCCGGCCGGCCCGTTCTGCTGA
- a CDS encoding carbonic anhydrase, translated as MTVPGSQRPPATPAQALAELQAGNRRFVTGDTRHPNQDADHRAAVADGQHPFAVILGCSDSRLAAEIIFDRGLGDLFVVRTAGHTVGAEVLGSVEYAVAVLGTPLVVVLGHDSCGAVQAAREADGTGTAPSGHLGAIVGAVVPSLRRAARQGVDDIEGIVDIHISHTVDVLLERSVTLARAVELGQCAVVGMSYRLAAGEVQVVAPLPADDRYTLAAGPLAPAEPR; from the coding sequence ATGACCGTTCCCGGATCGCAACGGCCTCCGGCGACTCCGGCGCAGGCCCTGGCCGAGTTGCAGGCCGGCAACCGGCGCTTCGTCACCGGTGACACCAGGCACCCCAACCAGGACGCCGACCACCGGGCCGCCGTCGCCGACGGCCAGCACCCGTTCGCGGTGATCCTCGGCTGCTCGGACTCCCGCCTCGCCGCCGAGATCATCTTCGACCGGGGTCTCGGTGACCTCTTCGTGGTGCGTACCGCCGGGCACACCGTCGGGGCCGAGGTGCTCGGCAGCGTCGAGTACGCGGTGGCCGTCCTGGGGACCCCGCTGGTGGTCGTCCTCGGGCACGACTCGTGCGGGGCGGTGCAGGCCGCCCGGGAGGCGGACGGCACCGGTACGGCACCCTCCGGTCACCTCGGCGCGATCGTCGGCGCGGTGGTGCCCAGCCTGCGCCGGGCCGCCCGGCAGGGCGTCGACGACATCGAGGGGATCGTCGACATCCACATCTCCCACACGGTCGACGTGCTGCTGGAACGGTCGGTGACCCTGGCCCGAGCGGTCGAGCTCGGGCAGTGCGCGGTGGTCGGCATGTCGTACCGGCTCGCCGCCGGTGAGGTCCAGGTGGTCGCCCCCCTGCCGGCCGACGACCGGTACACCCTCGCCGCCGGGCCGCTCGCCCCGGCCGAACCCCGCTGA
- a CDS encoding heavy-metal-associated domain-containing protein, with amino-acid sequence MVTSTYQVQGMTCGHCVSAVSAEVGALEGVSDVKVDLPSGQVTVTSEAPLATDAVRAAVDEAGYELVGS; translated from the coding sequence ATGGTCACCAGCACGTACCAGGTCCAGGGCATGACCTGCGGGCACTGCGTCAGCGCGGTCAGCGCCGAGGTGGGCGCGCTGGAGGGGGTCAGCGACGTCAAGGTGGACCTGCCCTCCGGTCAGGTCACCGTCACCAGCGAGGCCCCGCTGGCGACCGACGCCGTGCGCGCCGCCGTGGACGAGGCCGGATACGAGCTCGTCGGGTCATGA
- a CDS encoding DUF397 domain-containing protein: MGMTTPAWRKASRSTNNGGACVEVADNLPGVVLVRDTKDRDGGTLTFSPESWRRFVTQVDARR, from the coding sequence ATGGGCATGACTACGCCGGCTTGGCGCAAGGCAAGTCGTTCCACGAACAACGGTGGGGCCTGCGTCGAGGTGGCGGACAATCTCCCGGGTGTGGTTCTCGTCCGGGACACCAAGGACCGTGACGGCGGGACGTTGACCTTCAGCCCCGAATCGTGGCGGCGGTTCGTCACCCAGGTCGACGCTCGGCGGTAG
- a CDS encoding helix-turn-helix domain-containing protein, with protein sequence MGISPSEFLIRELRRRRTAAGLSQGALGERIHYSDTHVSAIETGSKPPRPDYLRAVDEALDTGGLFISLWEDLVKDSAAPVWLREWIEFEREAKAFRWFEPGFVPGLLQTEAYARASLAGEMLTTDEVDQLVDSRMERQSILGRARPPLLVVALDELIVRRPAYGDRKLMAQQVEHLVGCAELPHVQIHIVPADTGMYPGLGGGFILADCDSGPVAYSDSQISAHIVNGGDVLARLAARWEGIRGETLTRQRSLDLLKEAAEQWA encoded by the coding sequence ATGGGAATCTCGCCATCCGAGTTCCTTATCCGCGAACTACGGCGGCGGCGTACGGCTGCTGGCTTGAGTCAGGGGGCGCTCGGTGAACGCATTCACTACTCGGACACTCATGTCAGTGCGATCGAGACGGGCAGCAAGCCGCCAAGACCCGATTATCTCAGGGCGGTAGACGAGGCGCTAGATACCGGCGGGCTGTTCATCAGCCTGTGGGAAGACCTCGTCAAAGACAGCGCCGCGCCCGTGTGGCTGCGGGAATGGATCGAGTTCGAGCGGGAGGCAAAAGCCTTCCGGTGGTTCGAACCCGGCTTCGTCCCGGGCCTGTTGCAGACAGAGGCTTACGCTCGGGCGTCGCTGGCCGGTGAGATGCTGACAACTGACGAGGTGGATCAACTGGTCGATTCCCGTATGGAGCGGCAGAGCATCCTCGGCAGGGCGCGCCCTCCACTGCTTGTCGTCGCTCTTGACGAGCTGATCGTCCGTCGTCCGGCCTACGGCGACAGGAAGCTGATGGCTCAGCAGGTGGAACACCTCGTCGGGTGCGCTGAGCTTCCCCACGTGCAGATCCACATCGTGCCGGCAGACACCGGCATGTATCCCGGGCTGGGCGGCGGTTTCATCCTGGCCGACTGCGACTCTGGGCCGGTCGCCTACTCGGACAGCCAGATATCGGCGCATATCGTTAACGGCGGCGACGTGCTTGCTAGACTCGCTGCGAGGTGGGAAGGCATTCGTGGTGAGACGCTCACCCGTCAACGATCACTCGATCTCCTCAAGGAAGCAGCGGAGCAATGGGCATGA
- a CDS encoding helix-turn-helix transcriptional regulator: protein MTVMATTRSENGSQRHWTFLTNHAHVLLAIARNPTARLRDVADEVGVTERAAQAIVADLEAEGYLQRTRVGRRNEYTVNPAGRFRHPAEAYQSVGALLALFTDPVDPEPTAEPSPS, encoded by the coding sequence ATGACGGTCATGGCGACGACACGCAGTGAGAACGGGAGCCAGCGACACTGGACCTTCCTCACCAACCACGCGCACGTACTGCTCGCCATCGCCCGCAACCCGACCGCCCGGCTGCGCGACGTCGCCGACGAGGTGGGGGTCACCGAGCGGGCCGCCCAGGCGATCGTCGCCGACCTGGAAGCCGAGGGTTACCTCCAGCGGACCCGGGTCGGCCGACGCAACGAGTACACGGTGAACCCGGCCGGACGGTTCCGCCACCCCGCCGAGGCGTACCAGAGCGTGGGTGCCCTGCTGGCCCTCTTCACCGACCCGGTCGACCCCGAGCCGACCGCCGAGCCGTCCCCCTCGTGA